In Babesia bovis T2Bo chromosome 3, whole genome shotgun sequence, the genomic window AGTGTAGATTATTTAGGTCCATTTAGGCCTAGATCGATAAAGTCAttatttgttatttatCGTGGTTGTATGTCCAGCTCAGCTATCTAAGGCGTTATGTCATGGTGACGTTGTGCCAAATCATCATCGCTGGTAATAGTCGTATATTTTGTTGCAGTCTTCGGGTTACAAAGACTGAATTGAATTTCTCCGGCGATTGTACGGTTTAACCCTCCTTTTATCCCCCATAGTCTATATTGCGAGGAAAATTAACCTTCATAGTCCCTATTTCACTACACATTTTAGTAGAAGAGTGCCCATTGTGTCCTACATGGATAGTATTATATGCATTACACAGCATAGAATGTGTCAACCAGGTTCTGTCATATAGACATTCTGGATTACAAATAATATCTCGTTTTGTAAACACTACACGATACCATTCACATTAGTATACTAATGTTTTGGGACAATCTCCCACTTTAGTGGAACGTATAGCAGTGTCGGTGCGAATGGATCATCTGAATGTACTATACATTCATATTCGGTGATTGCGATTTTAGTTTTATATGCTGGGCAGTCGAGTACCAGGCTTTCGAACTCTCCTCCTTCTCCGCATACATTGAATCCATATTTATCTCTAATGCGTATAAATTCTGGATAAAGCTCTTTAATACTTTTCCCTAGATGTTCTCTGTTAAGTCCTGTATGGATTAGTTGTTCCCAAGTATTTGACACCTACCCATTGAGCATGTTTTAATGACAATGGCATCCATATTGTTCTGTATCATCTCTTGCAACAGTTCGGTTTGTTCACGTCCCCAAAGTGGCTCTACTGTTTTGAGCCCAAGTCTTTTTGCCCTGtggtgatatataactttggtactTTCCGTGGCATATCCACGACATCATTGTATGGTACTATATCATTAAAGACGCGCTTCAattgatatagatacaaCAGCGGCTCATGTTAACTTACACGTTGGCTACTCTCTGTAGTTGATACTGCGATGCGATAGCTCCTGTTAATATCCCTTCTATATCGTTCCTAGTTTCCTGTTTTCATATAATCAGATATAAATAGATCTACCAATGCTTCTGAAACAAGTTTATATAAATCTTCTacttcatcttcttcttttGGTACATAATCCAGTGAATCTGTAACTACTGGTGTTCCTGTTGCACTTTAGTAGTTACTATTTTTTATTACCTATTATTCGTCGTTCAATTAATGGTATATCTAGGCACTGTGCTATTGCAGGAACTATGTTATGCCCTATAGTTTGGTACATGAAACTGTCTAATTCATTTTCATTATGCTTTGGTGCTAAATGTCCAAGCATAATTACTTCATGTCCCTGATTTTGGGCAAGTACGATACTGTAGATGCTATCTTTGCCTCCTGATATGAGCGATATCAACTTCATTTGCTCTGTTTAAGTGAATCTGCGTTTTGAACTAGAACCTATACTCGCGAGATAATACTACATTAAGCGGTATATGTACTGACGTTGTACCACTAACTCAAAGAAGATTCCGTGTTTGGTGCAGTACTGAATCCGctattaataaatatatagcGCGATATACATTGCACGGGACTATGTACAAACATTTAATTGGGTTTGCACATTTTACATCGATGTGTGTACGATACCGGTAATTCACAAAATCTTGCCTCTATGCCATCCTTATGGCTAATATAGTCAcgtatgtatatactacGATTATTCCTGTGACACTTTTACGCGCTTCGCCTCTCTGTCTTCATTTGCGATTCCTAGGTAACTCAGTACATCATCGTATGTAATTTGCATTTTATCGAGCATGTGTGCCGTTTCCGCGGGATAGTTCATATCTTCTACGCGTGTTATGGTGAATTGGTACCTTGTTTCCCCGTTGTACATATTAGAACGTACATATCCCGATAGTTTATATTCCCCGAGTGTGGCATCGAATTCACAGAACCTTTTAAGGGTATCAGGATCCATATTTTCCAATTCTTTAGCCGATTTCCCTAGCAACTTCTCACCTGCGTTTGTAATTGTTTTAGCTAGATATACCTACCGTTTTCTGCTGTTATTTGTGCATTTATTTTGCCGGTGGCGTCCATGAAGTTGCAGCTAAATATGTACCTCGGTACTGGTTCCACTGATATATCAGAGCATGCGATGCATTTGTATCTGTTGGTATCTTCATCCATAACTACTTTTTTGGAGCACATTGGGCATGCTTGATACCACATTCGTACAGATCCTTCTTTATTTTTCCAGTGTATTTTGCGTAGTTTTGCTCTTAATATAAAGCTTCCTTTTGTTTTGGTGAGTAGGTTTGCAATATCAGTTTCTTCGTAGTTATCTTTTGCTGCTTGTGCCTGTGTCTTGAGTGATTTGAAAGTTTCATTATTTGCTTTAGCATTTTCAAACCATGATTCCAGCTGTGTTAACTTATCCTGGTCCTTTATATTTTCTTGTGTTGCCAGGGTAACATCTGAATTTTGGCTGCTTTGGCAACTTCTGCTTCCTTGCCATTCTTTGACTGCTagtttagtagcaatgATAGCTTTCCCTTCCATCTGTTCTATTCCATCCATATTGGCATGATCTCCCCAGAGTACCAAATCCATTTCATATCCTGTGTTATCCACTATAGAGAGTATACGCTTGGGCAATTCCTTGCCTGCTCTGGTCGTAATGTTCACTGCTGGGTGTACCGTATTGGCTATACACAGCAGATCCACTGGTGCCTGTGTAACCTGTGGCATTGACTTGATATCCCTTAGTGTAAGTAGTTTATGGTCTCTTTGCATCTTGATATCACCTTCATCATCGACGGGGTCAATTTGGCTATCTTGATGGCATGTGATTTCATACTTGTGTGGCGTTGTATTGAATTTTTTGTTTGACAGTTCTACGTTACCTTTGGAGAACAGGTAGACCTGTGGTAATTAGTCAACACCGTAGCAACCTCACCTTCCCCTTTTCCAGTACTTCATCCCATTTGGTTGCTGCCTTGCCCCAAAACTTAACTCTTATGGTATCGCCCTGATTGTGTATCTCTAATTGCACTATTGACCTACATGCTTATCTACGACGTCAACGTGCATTATATGGTTATCACCCTTGATTGCTCTGAGTGGTGCTTTATCCAGTACTCTGGCTTTTATAGTCCAGTTATTGGTATATGTGGTTATATTCTTGATTGGGAAGTAATCATCCATGTTGTTGGTTTGGGTATGATATTGTTAGTAGCGAGTTGTTATCCATGAAGGTACCTTACGTAACCCTGGCCATTAGGTACTATTATGTTCTTGCCGCAATACAGTATCTTCCTTGTGCATTACTATTTTGACGGCAACCTTCCTATGAGAGCAAAGGCTGACGGTACCGTGTCTATAacgtatataatatcatttTAGGGATTTTGAGACACCCTTATATTTACACACGTTGTGGACTGGTAATGTATCGTTCTTAACTGGCCTTCgtagtgttatatatcacttcTGTGTTGCGCTATGGAGGGCTGCCTTCTTGCGTCACGGGGTGTCTATATACCTTGGCACATACAATTTGTATGAAACACAATGTGGTTTTCAAGGCTTGGCAATCCGCATTGCCTCGGCATCGCTTTGCGAGGTGCAGGGTGTGTGTTCCGTGCGCGTGGCGTTGCTCAAGTTGTCCAAACTCCAGCCAGTATAGCGCGTGGTAGTTGTACTTTACACACTGTATCTAGTATATGTTCAAGGCTTGCTACTTTAGAACCTGCTTTTCGCGTACCGAAGCGTTCCAATGTTCAGTTGGTGAGGGACCATTCTGAGTTTCACAGCATCGTTTATTCCATACCAGGTAGGTACGATAATATCGTCACATTAACCTTACGCAGAACATGAGCGTGTTAAGCTTGAGGATTTGGTGATATCAGTTTTTGTTACTGAGCAGAATACCAGTTCCATGTCGATATTTGACTGCATTGACCAGTTGTCTATGGAGTACCCTGGTAACAGATTTCTCATAATCGACGCTGATCAGGTACCTCGTGCTGCTTACGATGCTGATTTACAGCAATTTCCTGCTGTTTTGTTATCATTTGGTGGTGACATTTATCGTCGATTACTACAGGTCAGTGGTGGTTACCCTAGTGACTGGGAGGGTAGTCCTCGCTGGGACTTGATGGGTTCTGGACTCCAACCTTCTGTTGAGTGCACTCTGCCAGGCAATCTTTATACCCAGGTTAAGGATGAGCTTACTTTGTTCAGCACGAAGTTTGTTGATAAAGACATTGCATCAATCAAGAGTCGTTGTGGCACTCACAGTTACACTCATGGTATTGATACTGACAACCTTAACGTCAAGCGCGTCGGTTGGCCTACTGAGTAACTCTGTGGTCATAAATGGTGACACTATAGTTATCTTGGTGATCCACCGTTTCTACAACACACTTGATCAATACTTTTGGTGTTGCTAATAGCATTCTAGATCTATCCAAAAGATATAGTAACTCTATCTCTTGTTGCTACACTGTGTAATGgttaaatgtgtaaggcgtatattgtgttatatatccacttTGTGGGTGTATAGCTAAACATAGTGTTAATTACTAAGATCtagtgtttatattatctaGGTATCGTAGAATGGTCAATTCAGCTCGTCGTCGTAAGCGTAGGACGCACGTCAAGGAGGTTGAAGATGTGGATTCTCCGCGGGTTGTTGTCATTCGTCGAGGCAGTTTACGTCCAGAGTTGAAGCAACTTGTTCAGGACTTGCGTATGTTATTCTCTCCTAATTGTGCAAGTCGTTTACGTGAGGGTGGCCATCAGCGTATGAAGGACTTCACTGGAGTGAGTGATGCCCTTGGTCTGACCCATATAGTTTCCGTGAGTGAAACTGCCCGTGGGTGTTACCTTCGTGTTGCTAATTTGCCTAAAGGGCCAACCTTGATCTTTTCGATAGAGTTGTTAACTCTTGTATccgatatcgcaaaacaaAGTTCAAATCCAAAATCCGTGAGCGGTGCATGTCAACATTCACCATTGGTAGTT contains:
- a CDS encoding putative Diphthine--ammonia ligase, with product MKLISLISGGKDSIYSIVLAQNQGHEVIMLGHLAPKHNENELDSFMYQTIGHNIVPAIAQCLDIPLIERRIIGTPVVTDSLDYVPKEEDEVEDLYKLVSEALETRNDIEGILTGAIASQYQLQRVANVAKRLGLKTVEPLWGREQTELLQEMIQNNMDAIVIKTCSMGLNREHLGKSIKELYPEFIRIRDKYGFNVCGEGGEFESLVLDCPAYKTKIAITEYECIVHSDDPFAPTLLYVPLKWEIVPKH
- a CDS encoding Replication factor-A C terminal domain family protein yields the protein MDDYFPIKNITTYTNNWTIKARVLDKAPLRAIKGDNHIMHVDVVDKHGDTIRVKFWGKAATKWDEVLEKGKVYLFSKGNVELSNKKFNTTPHKYEITCHQDSQIDPVDDEGDIKMQRDHKLLTLRDIKSMPQVTQAPVDLLCIANTVHPAVNITTRAGKELPKRILSIVDNTGYEMDLVLWGDHANMDGIEQMEGKAIIATKLAVKEWQGSRSCQSSQNSDVTLATQENIKDQDKLTQLESWFENAKANNETFKSLKTQAQAAKDNYEETDIANLLTKTKGSFILRAKLRKIHWKNKEGSVRMWYQACPMCSKKVVMDEDTNRYKCIACSDISVEPVPRYIFSCNFMDATGKINAQITAENGEKLLGKSAKELENMDPDTLKRFCEFDATLGEYKLSGYVRSNMYNGETRYQFTITRVEDMNYPAETAHMLDKMQITYDDVLSYLGIANEDREAKRVKVSQE